The proteins below come from a single Thermopolyspora flexuosa genomic window:
- a CDS encoding ribose-5-phosphate isomerase, with protein sequence MRVHIAADHAGYELKNHLVSWLKDHGHEPVDHGPAVYDAEDDYPVFVLRAAEAVAAEPGSLGVVLGGSGNGEQIAANKVRGIRAALAWSEETARLAREHNDANVVAIGARMHSAEEATRLVEVFLATPYSGAERHSRRIGQLAAYENGEGLPPLP encoded by the coding sequence GTGCGCGTCCATATTGCTGCCGACCATGCCGGCTACGAACTGAAGAACCACCTGGTGTCCTGGCTCAAGGACCACGGGCACGAGCCCGTGGACCACGGGCCGGCCGTCTACGACGCCGAGGACGACTACCCGGTGTTCGTGCTGCGCGCCGCCGAGGCGGTCGCCGCCGAGCCGGGCAGCCTCGGCGTGGTGCTCGGCGGGTCCGGCAACGGCGAGCAGATCGCCGCCAACAAGGTCCGCGGCATCCGTGCCGCGCTGGCCTGGAGCGAGGAGACCGCCCGCCTCGCGCGCGAGCACAACGACGCCAACGTCGTCGCCATCGGCGCGCGTATGCACTCCGCGGAGGAGGCCACGCGGCTGGTGGAGGTCTTCCTTGCCACGCCGTACTCGGGGGCGGAACGGCACAGCCGCCGCATCGGCCAGCTCGCCGCCTACGAGAACGGCGAAGGGCTGCCGCCGCTGCCCTGA
- a CDS encoding GNAT family N-acetyltransferase, with amino-acid sequence MSEERHRPAPPYPIRPLTEDEWRRLVELDEEAFSSPHPPEALEHVKQMLEFDRTLGAFDGDLLVGAAAAYSLTMTVPGGPIPVAGVTWVAVLGSHRRRGVLRSLMLRQLDDLHERGEPVAALYASEAAIYGRFGYGRAADTMFFRIPTHGSAFRPDAPADPNLRLRIARPAEVRPALEKVFGEVVTTRPGLYARCAGRWTGVLRDDEHARGGLGPLRCVLAEDDGGPRGYALFRVKPGFTEWDVPDGEVRLKELFAVDPAAYAAVWRAVLDRDLCARVVAPHRPVDDPLVHLLADPRHLNAGMRDDLWVRVVDVGPALTARRYAAPVDVVLEVRDPVCPWNEGRWRLAADTAGATCERTTAPADVELSVNVLGSGYLGGQPLTPYAAVGAARELRPGALAALSAAMSWEPRPWGGLIF; translated from the coding sequence ATGAGCGAGGAACGTCACCGCCCGGCCCCGCCGTACCCGATCCGCCCGCTCACCGAGGACGAGTGGCGGCGGCTCGTGGAGCTCGACGAGGAGGCGTTCAGCTCGCCCCATCCGCCGGAGGCGCTCGAGCACGTCAAGCAGATGCTCGAGTTCGACCGCACGCTCGGGGCGTTCGACGGCGACCTGCTGGTGGGGGCGGCCGCCGCCTACAGCCTCACCATGACCGTGCCGGGCGGGCCGATCCCGGTCGCCGGGGTGACCTGGGTGGCCGTGCTCGGCTCCCACCGGCGCCGGGGCGTGCTGCGCTCCCTCATGCTGCGCCAGCTCGACGACCTGCACGAGCGCGGCGAGCCGGTGGCCGCGCTGTACGCCTCGGAGGCCGCGATCTACGGCCGGTTCGGGTACGGCAGGGCGGCCGACACGATGTTCTTCCGCATCCCCACGCACGGCTCGGCGTTCCGGCCCGACGCCCCGGCCGACCCGAACCTGCGGCTGCGCATCGCCCGGCCCGCCGAGGTACGGCCCGCCCTGGAGAAGGTGTTCGGCGAGGTCGTCACCACGCGGCCCGGCCTGTACGCGCGGTGCGCGGGCCGGTGGACCGGGGTGCTGCGCGACGACGAGCACGCCCGCGGCGGCCTGGGGCCGCTGCGCTGCGTGCTCGCCGAGGACGACGGCGGCCCGCGCGGTTACGCGCTGTTCCGGGTGAAGCCGGGCTTCACCGAGTGGGACGTGCCGGACGGCGAGGTGCGGCTGAAGGAGCTGTTCGCGGTGGACCCGGCCGCGTACGCCGCGGTGTGGCGCGCGGTGCTCGACCGCGACCTGTGCGCCCGGGTGGTGGCGCCGCACCGGCCGGTGGACGACCCGCTCGTCCACCTGCTCGCCGATCCGCGCCACCTCAACGCCGGGATGCGGGACGACCTGTGGGTGCGCGTCGTCGACGTCGGCCCGGCGCTCACCGCCCGCCGGTACGCGGCGCCGGTGGACGTGGTGCTCGAGGTGCGCGACCCGGTCTGCCCGTGGAACGAGGGCCGGTGGCGGCTCGCCGCCGACACCGCCGGCGCCACCTGCGAGCGCACCACCGCCCCGGCCGACGTGGAGCTTTCGGTGAACGTGCTCGGCTCCGGGTACCTCGGCGGGCAGCCGCTCACCCCGTACGCGGCCGTCGGTGCGGCCCGGGAGCTCCGGCCGGGCGCGCTCGCGGCGCTGTCGGCGGCGATGTCCTGGGAGCCCCGGCCGTGGGGCGGCCTCATCTTCTGA
- a CDS encoding PP2C family protein-serine/threonine phosphatase, with protein sequence MSSRPAPLIPPRLRAILVRVPLLVPAVRLVRRVLSHERNLMIALIVATLGIGAAAAQVSAEWFSPSLLVLVTLTGGLQLRPRSLAVLLGAVAVALVYLAAVQDGHVGPGLLATIVVTGTLAALMARIRGKIGVQGLRGDAMLLELRDRLRAQSDLPPLPKDWGGRVVLKQAGGSSFGGDFVVSMRDGDRLELAVVDVSGKGVDAGTRALLLSGTFGGLLGSVQDFLPACNSFLHRQRQGEGFVTAVHLSLNLATGEYAITSAGHPPVVKFDAGTGTWRISSAKGVVLGVVPDLHCEPDSGVLRKGDALMLFTDGLIEQPGRDIDAGLDRLLGEAERVFHSGTWWEGAKRLVSALSAGHNDDCALVLIWRP encoded by the coding sequence ATGAGTTCCCGTCCGGCGCCGCTTATCCCTCCACGGCTCCGCGCGATCCTGGTGCGCGTCCCGCTGCTCGTGCCCGCCGTCCGTCTGGTGCGCCGGGTGCTCTCGCACGAGCGCAACCTGATGATCGCGCTGATCGTGGCGACCCTCGGGATCGGCGCCGCGGCGGCGCAGGTGTCGGCGGAGTGGTTCTCGCCGTCCCTGCTCGTCCTCGTCACCCTCACCGGCGGCCTGCAGCTTCGGCCGCGCAGCCTCGCCGTGCTGCTCGGCGCGGTCGCGGTCGCCCTCGTCTACCTCGCCGCGGTGCAGGACGGGCACGTCGGGCCGGGGCTGCTCGCCACGATCGTGGTCACCGGCACGCTCGCCGCGCTCATGGCGCGCATCCGCGGCAAGATCGGCGTGCAGGGGCTGCGCGGCGACGCGATGCTGCTCGAGCTGCGCGACCGGCTCCGGGCGCAGAGCGACCTGCCGCCGCTGCCCAAGGACTGGGGCGGCCGCGTGGTGCTCAAGCAGGCCGGCGGGTCGTCGTTCGGCGGCGACTTCGTGGTGTCGATGCGGGACGGCGACCGGCTCGAGCTCGCCGTGGTCGACGTCTCCGGCAAGGGCGTGGACGCCGGGACCCGGGCGCTGCTGCTGTCCGGCACCTTCGGCGGGCTGCTCGGCTCGGTGCAGGACTTCCTGCCCGCGTGCAACTCCTTCCTGCACCGGCAGCGGCAGGGCGAGGGCTTCGTCACCGCCGTGCACCTCAGCCTCAACCTCGCCACGGGGGAGTACGCCATCACCTCGGCCGGCCACCCGCCGGTGGTGAAGTTCGACGCGGGCACCGGGACCTGGCGCATCTCCTCGGCGAAGGGCGTGGTGCTCGGCGTCGTGCCGGACCTGCACTGCGAGCCCGACAGCGGCGTGCTGCGCAAGGGCGACGCGCTCATGCTGTTCACCGACGGGCTGATCGAGCAGCCCGGCCGGGACATCGACGCCGGGCTCGACCGGCTGCTCGGCGAGGCCGAGCGGGTGTTCCACTCCGGCACCTGGTGGGAGGGCGCCAAGCGGCTCGTCTCCGCGTTGTCCGCGGGCCACAACGACGACTGCGCGCTCGTACTGATCTGGCGGCCGTGA
- a CDS encoding M50 family metallopeptidase, with translation MTTTWVVVGFALFIVGLLISVALHEIGHLVPAKLFGVRVTQYMVGFGPTLWSKRRGETEYGIKWIPLGGYIRMIGMLPPRPSDDPNKLRATNTGLFQGLIDSAREAALEEIRPGDENRVFYRKPWWQKVIIMTGGPAMNFVLAFGLFAVVMMGIGVPVQTLTVASVSECVKTQQEASRNPECGPSDPKSPAALAGLQAGDRITSIAGKQVTSWEQATRAIRAHGAGPVTIGIERDGRPMTVNANLIAQDRPSLDDPDKIERNVGFLGVAPLIVREQQGPGYVVSQMWEMTSRTAVALVHFPEKLVGVWNAAFGGAERDLDSPVSIVGAGRIGGEIAASKAPVDDKITGFIMLLGGFNLAIGMFNLIPLLPLDGGHIAGALWEAVKRGWARLLRRPNPGYVDIAKALPLTYAMAAVLLAVGGLLIFADIVNPIRLTG, from the coding sequence ATGACGACGACGTGGGTCGTGGTGGGTTTCGCCCTATTCATCGTCGGCCTGTTGATCTCGGTGGCGCTCCACGAGATCGGGCACCTCGTCCCCGCGAAGCTCTTCGGCGTGCGCGTGACCCAGTACATGGTGGGCTTCGGCCCCACGCTGTGGTCGAAGCGCCGCGGTGAGACCGAGTACGGCATCAAGTGGATCCCGCTCGGCGGCTACATCCGCATGATCGGCATGCTGCCGCCGCGGCCGAGCGACGACCCGAACAAGCTGCGCGCCACGAACACCGGGCTGTTCCAGGGCCTGATCGACAGCGCCCGGGAGGCCGCGCTGGAGGAGATCCGGCCCGGCGACGAGAACCGGGTCTTCTACCGCAAGCCGTGGTGGCAGAAGGTCATCATCATGACCGGCGGCCCGGCGATGAACTTCGTGCTCGCGTTCGGCCTGTTCGCGGTCGTCATGATGGGCATCGGCGTGCCGGTCCAGACGCTCACCGTCGCCTCGGTGTCCGAGTGCGTCAAGACCCAGCAGGAGGCGAGCCGGAACCCCGAATGCGGGCCGTCCGACCCCAAGAGCCCGGCCGCGCTCGCCGGGCTGCAGGCCGGCGACCGGATCACCTCGATCGCCGGGAAGCAGGTCACCAGCTGGGAGCAGGCGACCCGGGCGATCCGCGCCCACGGCGCCGGTCCGGTCACCATCGGCATCGAGCGCGACGGCCGCCCGATGACGGTGAACGCGAACCTCATCGCCCAGGACCGGCCGTCCCTCGACGACCCGGACAAGATCGAGCGGAACGTGGGCTTCCTCGGGGTGGCGCCGCTCATCGTCCGCGAGCAGCAGGGCCCGGGCTACGTGGTCTCCCAGATGTGGGAGATGACCTCGCGCACCGCGGTGGCGCTCGTCCACTTCCCGGAGAAGCTCGTCGGCGTGTGGAACGCCGCGTTCGGGGGTGCCGAGCGCGACCTCGACAGTCCGGTGAGCATCGTCGGCGCGGGCCGCATCGGCGGTGAGATCGCCGCCTCCAAGGCGCCGGTGGACGACAAGATCACCGGGTTCATCATGCTGCTCGGCGGGTTCAACCTGGCGATCGGCATGTTCAACCTGATCCCGCTGCTGCCGCTCGACGGCGGGCACATCGCGGGCGCCCTGTGGGAGGCGGTCAAGCGCGGCTGGGCCCGCCTGCTGCGCAGGCCGAACCCCGGGTACGTGGACATCGCCAAGGCGCTGCCGCTCACCTACGCGATGGCGGCGGTGCTCCTCGCCGTGGGCGGCCTGCTCATCTTCGCCGACATCGTCAACCCGATCCGCCTCACCGGCTGA
- a CDS encoding MarR family winged helix-turn-helix transcriptional regulator has translation MRATGAGTAGDTMENATQNTIGNAAGDPAVDPSPDVRSSLMETHGAAIDVALFRLRRIWARPFRTRRTGDRPIQISNVMVVHALAKLSRTESEVTIGAVAEHMDIDPSTASRFVTDAIGAGLVARLPSEVDARRARLMLTDKGRRVLEAVTRYRRDYLEGLIADWSEQDRAALSRLLTRLAEAAARRPIDLSGLDPIVDEIIRR, from the coding sequence ATGCGCGCGACCGGGGCCGGGACGGCCGGGGACACCATGGAGAACGCCACGCAGAACACCATCGGGAACGCCGCGGGGGACCCCGCCGTGGACCCGTCCCCGGATGTGAGGTCGAGCCTCATGGAGACGCACGGCGCCGCCATCGACGTCGCGTTGTTCCGGCTGCGCCGCATCTGGGCGCGGCCGTTCCGCACCCGCCGTACCGGGGACCGCCCGATCCAGATCTCGAACGTGATGGTGGTGCACGCGCTCGCCAAGCTGAGCCGCACCGAGTCCGAGGTCACCATCGGCGCGGTCGCCGAGCACATGGACATCGACCCGTCGACCGCGAGCCGGTTCGTCACCGACGCGATCGGCGCGGGCCTGGTGGCCCGCCTCCCGTCCGAGGTGGACGCGAGGCGGGCCCGGCTCATGCTCACCGACAAGGGCCGGCGCGTGCTCGAGGCGGTGACCCGCTACCGGCGCGACTACCTCGAGGGGCTCATCGCGGACTGGAGCGAGCAGGACCGCGCCGCGCTCAGCCGGCTGCTCACCCGGCTCGCCGAGGCGGCCGCCCGGCGGCCGATCGACCTGTCCGGCCTCGACCCGATCGTCGACGAGATCATCCGGCGCTGA
- a CDS encoding acetylxylan esterase has product MLFDLPLDRLREYRPERDEPADFDEFWTATLEEARALRTPPSFEPYDAGLATVEVFDVTFSGFGGHPIKAWLLLPRHIEGRLPCVVEYIGYNGGRGLPHEWLTWSAAGYAHLVMDTRGQGSGWLSGDTPDPDSDGSPQTPGFMTRGILDPRRYYYRRVFTDAVRAVETAREHPRVDPDRVVVAGISQGGGITLAAAALDRKVAAALCDVPFLCHYRRATEITDEMPYGEISQYCKIHRDHVDRVFDTLRYFDGVNFAARATAPALFSVALMDAICPPSTVFAAYNHYAGEKSIEVWRYNGHEGGAGFQRAVQIRFLAKLFGGEVSAG; this is encoded by the coding sequence ATGCTGTTCGACCTGCCGCTGGACCGGCTGCGCGAGTACCGCCCCGAGCGGGACGAGCCCGCCGACTTCGACGAGTTCTGGACCGCCACGCTCGAGGAGGCCCGCGCGCTGCGGACACCGCCCTCCTTCGAGCCGTACGACGCCGGGCTCGCCACGGTGGAGGTCTTCGACGTGACCTTCTCCGGCTTCGGCGGGCACCCGATCAAGGCATGGCTGCTGCTGCCCCGCCACATCGAGGGGCGGCTGCCGTGCGTGGTGGAGTACATCGGGTACAACGGGGGCCGCGGGCTGCCGCACGAGTGGCTCACCTGGAGCGCCGCCGGGTACGCGCACCTGGTGATGGACACCCGCGGCCAGGGCAGCGGCTGGCTGTCCGGGGACACCCCGGACCCGGACTCCGACGGCTCGCCGCAGACGCCGGGGTTCATGACCCGGGGCATCCTCGACCCGCGGCGCTACTACTACCGCCGGGTGTTCACCGACGCGGTGCGCGCGGTGGAGACCGCCCGCGAGCACCCGCGCGTCGACCCGGACCGGGTCGTGGTCGCGGGCATCAGCCAGGGCGGCGGCATCACGCTCGCCGCGGCGGCGCTCGACCGCAAGGTCGCGGCCGCGCTGTGCGACGTGCCGTTCCTGTGCCACTACCGGCGGGCCACCGAGATCACCGACGAGATGCCGTACGGGGAGATCTCCCAGTACTGCAAGATTCACCGCGACCACGTGGACCGGGTCTTCGACACGCTGCGGTACTTCGACGGGGTGAACTTCGCCGCCCGGGCGACCGCCCCCGCGCTGTTCTCGGTGGCGCTGATGGACGCGATCTGCCCGCCGTCCACGGTGTTCGCCGCGTACAACCACTACGCCGGGGAGAAGAGCATCGAGGTGTGGCGGTACAACGGGCACGAGGGCGGCGCGGGCTTCCAGCGGGCCGTCCAGATCCGCTTCCTCGCCAAGCTGTTCGGTGGCGAGGTCAGCGCCGGATGA